ATGACTTTGGTAAAAACATTATTCCCAACATGTTAAATGACGGTAAAAAGCTTTGCGCTTATAACTTTGACGGGTACTGGAGAGATATTGGTACCATCGACAGCATCTGGGAAGCAAATATGGATTTGCTTAACCCTGATAACGAGCTGAATCTGTATGATGATGACTGGAAAATCTGCACCAAGACAGAGGCACTTCCGGCGCAGCACATCGGTGAAAATGCACATGTGAAAAACAGCCTGATTTCGGAAGGAAGCATTATTCTGGGCAATGTGGAAAATTCGGTGATTTTCCCGGGCGTATATGTGGCGGAGAATGCACACATCAAGGATAGTGTGGTTATGAGTAATGCACGCATTTTGAGCGGTGCAAAGGTATTAAAATGTATTGTAGGCACCCGCACAACCGTAAACGGTGACAATGTGGTGGGGAACGGCGAAACGGTAACCTTGATTGAAGATAATATCAACATCAAGCCCGAAACCTATGCAGGCAATTAAAGGAGGGACGAAAAATGCTTAGAAACTATATGGGTATTATTAACCTGGAAGAAAAAGAAAGTGATATCAGAAGCCTTACAGCAAACCGTCCCATCGCAACCATTCCGATTGGGGGCAGATTCCGCGTGATGGATTTTGTTCTGTCCAATATGGTGCGCGCAGGTCTGACACATATTTCGGTGTTTGCAAAAAAAACCACCCGTTCGCTGTATGACCATTTGGGAAGCGGTAAGCCCTGGGACCTGGACAGAAAAAATGACGGTCTGTTTATTTTTTCCAACACCCTTTTGGGTACTGCAGAGCATACAAATGCCAAATCCTTTGCCGGCAACATGGAATTTTTCAGCCGCGCAAAGCCTGAAAATGTAATTTTAGCCTCTTCTTATATGGTGGCAAATATGGATTTAGAATACATGGCTGAACAGCACGAGGCTTCGGGTGCAGACATCAGTGTTGTATACAAAACTATAAATAACGGTGAAAATGCATTTTTGAACTGTGATGTGATTCAGTTCAACAAAGAAAACCGCGTTATAAATGTGGCTAAAAATATTGGTATTGAAAACAATGTAAATATTTGTATGGAAGTTTTCTTTATGAAGAAAAAGCTGCTTACCGAAATTCTTTATAAGGCTGCAGCACTCGGTACATCAGGCGCATTCAAAGAAGTGATTTACGATTTGATTATGACACAACACGTAAATGCAATTCCCTTTAACGGATATGCAGCTTGTGTAAATTCGGTAGAATCGTTTTATAACGCAAACATGGATATGCTGGCTCTGGATGTTACCGGTGAGCTTTTCTCCAGCATTCATCCGATTTATACCAAAACAAAAGACTCTCCGCCGGCACATTATATCAGCGGCAGCGATGTGGCACATTCTATTGTGGCAGACGGCAGTGTGGTGCGCGGAAAGGTTAAAAATTCTGTTGTGTTCCGCAATGTCCGTATCGGCGAAGGTGCGGAGCTTGACGGTTGCATAGTGCTTCCGAATGTAGTGGTTGGAGACGGTGCGAAGCTCAAAAACGTGATTGTGGACAAGAGCGTGACGGTAGATGCCGGCATAACGGTAGAATGTCCCAAGCAGTATCCGCTTGTTTTAGAACGGAAATCCTACAATAAAGCATAAAAAGAAAATCTGCCGTTTGGCAGATTTTCTTTTTATGTGAAATTTTTAAAAGGTATTGCGTAAAGCGCAAAAATCTGCTATACTTATAATAGAGAAATATGTAGCATTACTTGACATATACAAGGAGGAAATTATGGCAAAAAAGGAACATAAAACGTCTATTGGCGGCTCTGCCGTTATGGAAGGCGTTATGATGCGCGGTCCTGAAAAAATGGCTGTGGCGGTGCGTAAGCCTGATGGGGAAATTGCAATGGATTTAAAGGATATCAAGGCACCGAACAAGCGGTTCTGGCTGTGGAGACTGCCCATTATCCGCGGTTGTATCGGTTTTTTTGAGTCCATGGTGACCAGCACCAAGGCTTTGATGTTTTCGGCAGAATTTATGGATATTGAAGAGGAAGAACCCTCGAAATTTGATGCGTGGTTGGAAAAGGTATTTGGCGATAAGCTCAAAGATGCAGTAATTTATATTGCAGTTGTTTTTTCCGTTCTGATGTCGGTGGGGCTTTTCATTTTACTGCCTACCTGGCTGGGAAGTCTGGTCAGTCTCTTTGTGGATAACCATTTTGTTTTATCTGCGGCTGAAGGCATTATCCGTATTGCGATTTTCTTAGGTTATCTTACGTTGGTATCTCTGATGCCCGACATCCGTCGCGTATTTCAGTACCATGGTGCGGAGCATAAAACCATTGCCTGTTATGAAGCGGGTGAGGAGCTGACTGTGGAAAACGCACGCACAAAATGCCGTCTGCATCCCAGATGCGGCACAAGCTTTTTGCTGATTGTTATGGTTATTAGTATTATTACTTTTTCATTTCTGAGTTGGGACAATATCTGGATGCGTACGCTGACCCGTCTGTCGCTTTTGCCGGTGGTTGCAGGCGTATCCTATGAAATTATAAAATTTGCAGGCCGTCATGACAATTGGTTTACTGCCATTTTAAGCTGGCCCGGTAAAATGCTTCAGAAAATCACCACAAAGGAGCCGGACGACAGCCAGTTAGAGGTGGCGATTGCTTCCATGCAGGCAGTTATTCCGGAAAACCGTGACGAAGCGGAGTGGTAAGATGACGGTCAGACAGGCGTATGCATATTGCGTAGAAAAACTGGGTAAAGCCGACGGTGCCATCTTGTTTTCGCATTTGACTGGGATGAATACGGCACAAATGCTGTCTTCGCCCGATCAAAATACCGATGCAGATTTCGATGCGGCAATTCAAAGAGCATTGACTGGAGAGCCTATTCAGTATATTGTGGGGACAACCGAATTTATGTCGCTTCCCTTTAAAGTGACTCCGGCGGTGCTCATTCCGCGTCAAGACACAGAAACATTGGTGGAGTTTGCTTTAGAGCAACTGAAAGACGTGAAAAATCCTGCAGGTTTAGACCTTTGTACCGGCTCGGGTTGTATTGCCGTTTCGTTGGCACACTATGCAGGTGCAAAGATGCAGGCTGTGGATTTAAGTGCACAGGCACTTGCGGTGGCAAAGGAAAACGGTGCTGAAAACCGTGTACAGATTCAATGGATTTTAGCAGACGCAAAGACGTTTTCGGATGCAGAAAATGTAGATTTTGTGGTTTCTAACCCGCCCTATATTGAATCGGCGGTGGTGGACAGTTTAGAGAAAAAAGTTAAGGATTTCGAGCCGCGCATGGCTTTAGACGGTGGTGCGGATGGCTTGGACTTTTACGGATGCATTGCAAAAAACAGTAAAAAAATGCTGAAAAAAGGCGGTTTTCTGGCGGTGGAAATCGGATACAATCAGGGGAACGCTGTAAAAAACATCTTTGAAAGTGTTTTTGAAAACACGGTTGTGCTGCAGGATTTATGCGGTAATGACCGGGTGGTGTATGCATTCAAGTGAGGGATATATGAAAAAGAGATTGGTTGCGGGGGTGCTTTTGTGTCTGTTTCTGATGCAAAGCACGGTCTTTGCGCATTGGGCGGACCCGTATTGCACACTGCTACAGAAAAATCAAATCATGTTTGGGGATGAACAGGGCTTCCGTGCGGATGACCCTTTGCTTCGGTGCGAATTTGCGGCTATGCTCAATCGCGCCTTTTCTTTTTCGGTAAAAAGCAGTGCAGACATGCCGGATGTACCAAAAAATGCCTGGTATTACAAGGATTGTGCGATATTATATAATGCAGGTGTGCTGACGGGGGATGAAAACAAACACATCAACCCCGAGCAAACCGTAACCCGTGCGGAAATGGCGGTTATGCTGAGCCGTGCCATGGGACTTTCGGTGCAGAATAAAAAAAGCCCCGATGTGGAGGATGCTCCGAACTGGGCATACGGTGCGGTGCTTGCTTTAGAGGAAATGAATATTGTTTCGGGCTATCCGGACGGCACATTCCG
This genomic window from Clostridia bacterium contains:
- the glgD gene encoding glucose-1-phosphate adenylyltransferase subunit GlgD, whose translation is MLRNYMGIINLEEKESDIRSLTANRPIATIPIGGRFRVMDFVLSNMVRAGLTHISVFAKKTTRSLYDHLGSGKPWDLDRKNDGLFIFSNTLLGTAEHTNAKSFAGNMEFFSRAKPENVILASSYMVANMDLEYMAEQHEASGADISVVYKTINNGENAFLNCDVIQFNKENRVINVAKNIGIENNVNICMEVFFMKKKLLTEILYKAAALGTSGAFKEVIYDLIMTQHVNAIPFNGYAACVNSVESFYNANMDMLALDVTGELFSSIHPIYTKTKDSPPAHYISGSDVAHSIVADGSVVRGKVKNSVVFRNVRIGEGAELDGCIVLPNVVVGDGAKLKNVIVDKSVTVDAGITVECPKQYPLVLERKSYNKA
- the prmC gene encoding peptide chain release factor N(5)-glutamine methyltransferase, producing MTVRQAYAYCVEKLGKADGAILFSHLTGMNTAQMLSSPDQNTDADFDAAIQRALTGEPIQYIVGTTEFMSLPFKVTPAVLIPRQDTETLVEFALEQLKDVKNPAGLDLCTGSGCIAVSLAHYAGAKMQAVDLSAQALAVAKENGAENRVQIQWILADAKTFSDAENVDFVVSNPPYIESAVVDSLEKKVKDFEPRMALDGGADGLDFYGCIAKNSKKMLKKGGFLAVEIGYNQGNAVKNIFESVFENTVVLQDLCGNDRVVYAFK
- a CDS encoding DUF1385 domain-containing protein — encoded protein: MAKKEHKTSIGGSAVMEGVMMRGPEKMAVAVRKPDGEIAMDLKDIKAPNKRFWLWRLPIIRGCIGFFESMVTSTKALMFSAEFMDIEEEEPSKFDAWLEKVFGDKLKDAVIYIAVVFSVLMSVGLFILLPTWLGSLVSLFVDNHFVLSAAEGIIRIAIFLGYLTLVSLMPDIRRVFQYHGAEHKTIACYEAGEELTVENARTKCRLHPRCGTSFLLIVMVISIITFSFLSWDNIWMRTLTRLSLLPVVAGVSYEIIKFAGRHDNWFTAILSWPGKMLQKITTKEPDDSQLEVAIASMQAVIPENRDEAEW